A genomic region of Thunnus maccoyii chromosome 13, fThuMac1.1, whole genome shotgun sequence contains the following coding sequences:
- the LOC121910875 gene encoding uncharacterized protein PF11_0207-like, translating to MSTRISEREWKTALTSILEELDESEYNKMLLSLHKIPKRAKTGRSKEEMPQIIIQHYGVNDSIFAIKEAMERIPRRDSAVQDLLCPFVDKLNKVLENSADVSTELETEAQTLIEHQRPVCSIANTQMCVEKKDMSEGTLVKVQSDVVQTRRHNRTDKSKWGRDSPGMQNQKINGCQQASIYSAEKKEISKQKEEKKQKREQETDKLKNIIRELKEERERETDELKNIIRELKEERERETDELKNIIRELKEERERETDELKNIIRELKEERDKCVSELTKRIDAAESRIAEQEEREIAVTKMLHHTLCQKTQLEERCENLEKHYRANNLRIHSVPEKCEGNNIVGFVETLIRENLDVKGEIHIERAHRVNRQKKNDIRPRSIMVRFQNYSVTERVLQAAWAKKDIRVNDSRIYFNSDFTTKVFKVHAQYRKVRKQLKDKNIKSRIISRARLRIFEKNGNIKVFDNPQAAAEGLREFGINMEIPAGELDLESQLQAASSRK from the exons ATGTCGACAAGGATTTCAGAGAGAGAATGGAAAACGGCCCTGACCTCCATCCTGGAGGAGCTGGATGAGTCAGAATACAACAAGATGCTGCTGAGTTTGCACAAAATCCCCAAACGTGCAAAGACTGGCAGATCCAAAGAGGAGATGCCCCAAATAATCATCCAGCACTACGGAGTAAATGACTCCATCTTTGCAATCAAAGAAGCAATGGAGCGGATACCAAGGAGGGACTCGGCAGTCCAGGACCTGCTGTGCCCCTTTGTGGACAAACTGAACAAAGTGTTGGAGAATTCTGCTGACGTCTCGACAGAGCTGGAGACGGAAGCTCAGACGCTCATCGAGCACCAGAGGCCAGTTTGTTCCATTGCAAATACCCAGATGTGTGTTGAAAAGAAAGATATGAGTGAGGGAACCCTTGTGAAG GTTCAAAGTGATGTCGTTCAGACCAGAAGACATAACCGGACTGACAAAAGTAAGTGGGGCAGAGACTCACCTGGAATGCagaatcaaaaaataaatggcTGCCAGCAG GCTTCAATTTACAGTGCAGAAAAGAAGGAAATATCAaagcagaaagaagaaaagaagcagaaaagagaacaagaaacagacaaactgaaaaatatcatcagagagctgaaggaggaaagagaacGAGAAACAGACGAACTGAAAAATATCATCAGagagctgaaggaggaaagagaacGAGAAACAGACGAACTGAAAAATATCATCAGagagctgaaggaggaaagagaacGAGAAACAGACGAACTGAAAAATATCATCAGAgagctgaaggaggagagagacaaatgCGTCAGTGAACTGACAAAAAGAATAGATGCAGCAGAGTCAAGAATTGCAGAACAAGAGGAACGTGAAATCGCTGTGACCAAAATGCTTCACCACACTCTGTGCCAAAAGACACAACTGGAAGAGAGATGTGAGAATCTCGAAAAACACTACCGAGCGAACAATCTAAGAATTCATTCAGTGCCTGAGAAATGTGAAGGAAATAACATAGTTGGGTTTGTGGAGACCCTAATACGGGAGAACCTGGATGTTAAGGGTGAAATCCACATTGAACGAGCGCACCGGGTGAACAGGCAGAAGAAGAACGACATACGTCCAAGGTCAATAATGGTTCGCTTCCAAAACTACAGCGTGACGGAAAGGGTGCTTCAGGCCGCCTGGGCAAAGAAGGACATTCGGGTGAATGACAGCAGGATATATTTTAATTCAGACTTCACTACCAAGGTGTTCAAGGTGCATGCACAATACAGGAAAGTAAGAAAGCAACTTAAGGACAAAAATATCAAGTCGCGCATTATTTCTCGTGCAAGACTGAGAATATttgagaaaaatggaaatattaaggTGTTTGACAACCCCCAAGCTGCGGCAGAAGGTCTACGAGAGTTTGGCATCAACATGGAGATTCCAGCCGGGGAGCTGGACTTGGAGTCTCAGCTGCAGGCTGCAAGCAGCAGGAAatag